The DNA region TCGTCCCCACTTTCGTGCCATTTGCCAGCGTAAAGACTGCGGGCTTGCTTCCCGGCACGTGGTTCCACTCCGGGGTCGCGCCAAAGCGGGCATAGATCGGGCCCAGGACCTCGTAGAGCGGAAAGAACTCGCCACCGGGGACGAGCACTTGCTTGTCGTAGCGGCCTCCTGTGCTCCCATCGGGCCGCAGGTGCCAGACCGTGTTGGTGTGGGGCCGCGCCTCACCCGAGCCAATCAGCAGGTCTGCTTTCGTCCGAATCGCCAGCTCCGAGAGGTACTTACTGCGCCACTCCGCCCCGATCAGTGGTCCTGCGGCAGCTTCCGGCCAGACGATAAGCTGTGCTTTTGCCCGCTCCGTCAGCGGTGCGTAGTCTGGGACGCCGTCGGATGCCTCCCGCCCTCCCTGAAGTGCTGCCACAGCTATAGTATTACTGGCTTGAGCTTTATGTGCGCTGAAGTCTTGCAGGTCAAACTTGACCGCTGTAAAAAATCCCCAGATCCCGATGCTAACAAAAATAATGCCTGCAAAATAGACAGGCTCCTTTGATCGGGACTGCCATGCCTCGGCGAGTTCACCATTGACCAGTGCGATGGCAAACGAGAGCAGCCACTGTCCGCCGATACTGACGAACTGGAGCCAATACAGGCCGCTACCATGCGCTTGGCTCACAGCCAGGATCATCCACGGGAAGTTCAGGGTTCCGAGACTCCGAACGAGCTCAAAGGTCACCCAGCCCGCCGCGAAGGCAGCGGGGCGGATTGGGGCGGGGAGCTTGGGAAGCGCCCAGCCCGCGAGCGCCGCAAAGATCGCGAAGAAGCTGCCCTGAATCGCCGCGAGGCCGATCCAGGGGAAGAGCTTGTCGGCGGGGGTGGTGCCGTTGAGCTCGGAGATCCAGTA from Armatimonas rosea includes:
- the lnt gene encoding apolipoprotein N-acyltransferase, whose amino-acid sequence is MKPRNWSWLSAPLSGVLLVLAFPNANLWPLAWVALVPFYRALTTPLIAPMNGGVLLSSQAPTQRPFRPWGFLWAARPFQPQALQPPRSNRGGLGFWLGFTIFLTGVYWISELNGTTPADKLFPWIGLAAIQGSFFAIFAALAGWALPKLPAPIRPAAFAAGWVTFELVRSLGTLNFPWMILAVSQAHGSGLYWLQFVSIGGQWLLSFAIALVNGELAEAWQSRSKEPVYFAGIIFVSIGIWGFFTAVKFDLQDFSAHKAQASNTIAVAALQGGREASDGVPDYAPLTERAKAQLIVWPEAAAGPLIGAEWRSKYLSELAIRTKADLLIGSGEARPHTNTVWHLRPDGSTGGRYDKQVLVPGGEFFPLYEVLGPIYARFGATPEWNHVPGSKPAVFTLANGTKVGTIICYESVLPWVARQEVQQGAELLVQPTSDSSFGKTAGPYQHLGIVITRAVENRRYIVRAAATGVSAIISPEGKVIASLDLGQTGAVTGGVLPLTERSLASQIGDLVAYLCAAGSAVALVVVGRRRGSTGGQ